The nucleotide sequence CGCTCGTCGCCCACCAGTACGGGCCGGGTCCGCTGTTCGTCGATCATCGGGTGATGATGCCGGACAGCGGCCCGCGGGGCTCATCCGAGCTGCCGGAAGAACTCCCGTACGTCCGCCACCAGCAGTTCCGGCACCTCCATGGCGGGGAAGTGCCCGCCCCGGTCGTACGAGGTCCAGCGCACGACCCGATCGGTACGCGCGGCCACGTGCCGCAGTGGGATGAAGTTGTCCCGTGGGAAGTCGGCGAGGGCCGTCGGCGTCCCCGACACCTCCGGCGGCTGCCCTGCGTAGTCCGCGTGCGCCCGCTCGTAGTAGATCCGCGCGGCGGAACCGGCCGTCCCGGTCAGCCAGTAGAGCATCACATTGGTGAGCATCTGGTCCCGGTCGATCGGACACCTGGCATCGCTCCACTCGGCGAACTTCTCGCCGATCCAGGCCAGCAGCCCGACGGGCGAGTCGTTGAGTCCGTACGCGAGGGTCTGCGGCCGCGTCGCCTGGATGTCGGCGTACCCCTGCCGCTCGCGCGCCCACACCCGGTACCGCTCCCAGGAGGCCAGCGTCCGCTCCCGCTCGGCGGGACTCAGCGCGGCCAGCTCCTCGGGCCGCGGCTCGGCGGTGGCCCCGCCCCCCGGCAGCAGGTTCAGGTGCACCCCGACCACGTTGCCGGGCCGCAACCGCCCCAGCTCCCTCGAAACGGCGGCCCCCCAGTCGCCGCCCTGGACCCCGTACGCCTCGTACCCGAGCCGCTCCATCAGCACCCCGAAGGCCCGAGCGACCCGCTTGAACTCCCAGCCCGCCTCGGTCGTCGGCCCGGACAGCCCGAACCCGGGGATGCTCGGCAGCACCAGGTGGAAGGCGTCGGCCGGGTCACCGCCGTGCGCCCGCGGATCGGTGAGCGGGCCCGCGACCCGCTGGAACTCCACGAAGGACCCCGGCCAGCCGTGGGTCATCAGCAGCGGCCTGGCATCCGGCTCGGGGGAACGCAGATGCGCGAAGTGCACCCGGGCCCCGTCGATGACCGTGGTGAACTGCGGCCAGTCGTTCAACCGTGCCTCGGCCGCACGCCAGTCGTACTCCTCGCGCCAATACCGTACGAGCTCCCGTACTTCACCGAGCGGCATCCCGTACGCCCACCCCACCCCGGGCAGCTCATCGGGCCACCGCACCCGACGAAGCCGCTCGTCGAGGTCGTCCAGCTCCGCCTGCGCCACATCGAGCCGAAACCCGCGCAGCCCTTCTCCAAGATCACCCATAGACCGGCCATGCTAGGCCGCACCCCTCGACGGCGTTAACGGCGTTAATGCCGTTAACGCTGCCGCCCGAACGACCAGGGACCGTTAACGCCGTTAATGCCGCCCCGCCCACCCGATGCTCCACCCGCGCCGCCGTTAACGGCGTTAACGCCGTTAACGCTGCCGCCGCACACCCCACCACCCCTCGCCCGAACGAGCCGGGACCGTTAACGCCGTTAACGCCGTTAACGCTCGCCCGACGGCCAGGGACCGTTAACGCCGTTAATGCCAACCCGCTCACCCGATGCTCCGCCCGGCCACCGTTAACGGCGTTAACGCCGTTAACGCCCCCTCAGCCCTGCGCCCCACCCGCCCGCCGGGCAACCAGCAGCCCGAGCCCGTCCAGGATCCGCTCCAGCCCGAACTCCAGCGCCTGGTCCCGCCCCCCATGCTCCGCCGCCGAGGCCAACGCCGCTCCGAGCGCCGGGAACTCCGCCCCGTGCGTCCGCATCACCTCACCCAGCATCCCCGCGAGCTGCGCATCGGGCCCCTCCCCCGCACCGTCCCCGCCACCCGCACCGGCCGCCCGCTCCTGCTCCGCGATCCCCCGTACGTGCCCGGCCAGCAACACGACCGCGTCCATCGCCTCGGCACCGGTCAGCCCACACCCGTCCAGCGCCGCGAGCGCCCGCTCCATCCACCCCAGCTCCCGCGGTCCCATCACCCGCACCCCGACCGTCGCCTCCAGCATCCACGGATGCCGCCGGAACCCCCCGAGCAACTCCCGCGCCCACGCCTCCAACCGCTCCCGCCACCCCCCGCCCGCGGGTTCCGCACCCGCACCCGTACCCAGCGCCGCAGGCACCGGCATCGCGCTCTCCACCATCAGCGCGACCAGCTCCGCCTTGCCCGGCACATACCGGTACAGCGCCATTTTCGTGACCGCCAACTCCCCGGCCACCCGCTGCATCGAGGCCGCGCCCAGCCCCTCCGCGTCGGCGATCCCGATGCCCGCCAGAGCGATCCCCTCCAGCGTGAGCCCCCGCTTCGGCCCCCGCGCGGGCTTGGCCGGCGGCCCCCACAACAACCGCACGGCCGCGCCCCACTGGTCGTTCGTCATCGGATCCCCTTGTGCTCGCACCAAAACTGCGTCTACCGTACACGGTATCGCTTCCGTGTCCGCCGGACACAGTTAACCGATGGAGTCCCATGCGCCAGCACCAGCCCCCGCACCAGCCCGCAGCCGACGCCCGCACCGTCCTCATCTCCGGCGCGAGCATCGCCGGCCCCGCCCTCGCCCACTGGCTCGGCCGCCACGGCTTCCGCCCCACCGTCGTTGAACTCGCCTCCGCCCTCCGCCCCGGCGGCCAGGCCGTCGACTTCCGCGGCGAGACCCATCTCTCCGTCCTCCACCGCATGGGCATCCTCGAAGACCTCCGCCGCATCCAGACCGGTGGCTCCCCCATGACCTTCGTCGACGACGACGGCAAGCAGCTCCTCCACCTCCCCGCCGAGTTCGCGGGCGGCGACATCGAAGTCCTGCGCGGAGACCTCTCCCGCGTCCTCTACGAGGCCTCGCTCCCCTTCACCGAGTACGTCTTCGCAGACTCCGTCACCTCCCTCACCGAGACCGCGACCGGCGTGGACGTCACCTTCCGCAACTCCCCGCCCCGCACCTTCGACCTCGTCGTCGGCGCCGACGGCCTCCACTCCAACGTCCGCCGCCTCGCCTTCGGCCCGGAGGCCGACCACGTCACCCACCTCGGCCACTACGCCGCAACCTGGAGCCTCCCCAACCACCTGGACCTGCGCCCCGGCACCGGCACCATCGGCTACAACGCCCCCGGCCGCCTGGCGAGCGTCGGCATCGACCACACCGACCCCACCCGGGCCCGCGCCTTCTTCGTCTTCGCCTCTCCTGAGCTCACCTACGACCGCCACGACCCCGAAGCCCAGAAGGCTCTCCTCCGCCGGAGCTTCACGGGCCTCCCCTGGCAGGTGGACCACCTCCTCGCCTCCCTCACCGCCGCCGACGACCTCTACTTCGACTCGATCAGCCGCGCCGACGTCCCCGCCTGGTCCACCGGCCGGATCGCCCTCCTCGGCGACGCCGCCTGCGGCGCGACCATCGGCGGCATGGGTACCGGCACCGGAATCGTGGCCGCGTACGTCCTGGCGGGCGAGCTCTCCCGCTCGCCCGAGGACCACCGGGCCGCCTTCACCCGCTACGAATCCCTGCTCCGCGCCTACTCCCAGGGCTGCCAGAAGAGCGGGGACCGTACGGGCCCCTTCCTCGCCCCGTCATCGAAGCTCGGCCTGCGCCTGCGCAACGGCATGCTCAGCCGACGCCGCATCCTCGACCGGATGCTGAAGGCCGGCGCGGACGTCACCACGCTCCCCCTCCCTGCCTACGCGACCACCCGCGAGGGCGCCGGAACCACCCCGACGCCTCGCTGAAAAAAGAAATGTCCCGGGAGCGGTCACATTCCCGCCCGCTGCTCCGTCAGTGCATTGAAGGGCTCCACCGGAGCCCCGCACCGCAGCCACCACCCAGGGAGATCGCAATGAACGCACGCATGGGAAACCCGGCCCTCGTCGTCCCCGGCGCCATGGCCGCCCTCATCGCGGTCGGCAAGACCGTCACCGACACCGGCATCAGCGAGCGCACCCTCGAACTCGTCCACATACGGGCCAGCCAGATCAACGGCTGCGGCGTGTGCCTCGACATGCACCACAAGATCGCCAAGAAGCACGGCGAGACCGACGACCGCATCCACGTCATCGCCGGCTGGCGCGACACCCCGTACTTCTCCGACGCCGAACGCGCCGCCCTCGCCCTCGCCGAGGCCGTGACCCGCGTCGCCGACCGCAGCAACGCCGTCCCCGACGACGTCTACGAGGAGGCGGCCAAGCACTACGACGAGCAGCAGCTCGCCGCGCTCCTCCTGTCCATCTCCATGGTCAACGTCTGGAACCGCATCAACCTCGCCACCCACCAGCAGGCGGGCACCCCTTGGGCCTGACCCGGGACGCCCGCCCCGCCCCGGGGACCATTAACGGCGTTAACGGTCCGCCACCGTTAACGGCGTTAACGGCGTTAACGCCCCACGCCCACCCATCCACCAAAAAGTACTGGGTGACTGGTTTTCTTCACCCGACGCCGACTAGATTGACCCCCCGCGGGATCCGCCCGCACACCGACCGACCAGGAGACGGACACGTGGCGAGGGTCAGGCAGGAACGGGCCGAGATCACCCGGCAGGCCATCCTGGACGGCGCGGCGATCGCCTTCGACCACTCCGGCTTCGGCGGCACCAGCCTCAGCGACGTGGTCAAGCACGCCGGAGTCACCAAGGGCGCCCTGTACTTCCACTTCCCGTCCAAGGAAGCCCTCGCCCGCACCCTGATGGACGAACAGTTCCAGGTCTCCGAGGGCGTGCCCGCCATCGAGAACCCGGGACTCCAGACGGTCATCGACCTGACCCACCAGATGGCGTTCGGGCTGCGCACCGACGTCCGCATCCGCGCCGGCATCCGCCTGGTCATCGAGTTCGGCTCCTTCACCAACCCCGACCCGACCCCGTACAACACCTGGATCGACACCTGCCACGGCTGTCTGACACCGGCCCAGGAACGTGGCGACATAGTTCCGTCGCTCGACGTGTACGACCTCTCGACCTTCCTGGTCGGCTCGTTCACCGGGATCCAGGTCACCTCGCACGTCCGCACCGGCCGCGAGGACCTCCACACACGGGTCATCGACCTGTGGAACCTCCTCCTTCCCGGGATCGTGCCCGCGCACCGGATCCCCCACTTCGACCCGGCGGGTTCGCCCGAGTGCCGGGCCGGACTCTCTCTTCCCGCCTGACTGCGTATCCAGGGCGGCCTCGCACACGCCGTGGCGAACCACGGGGGTGCTCGCTACGGCGTGTGCGAGGCCGCCCTGTCGCGCATCCAGAACCGGAAACACGCCAATTCGTTAGCAAAACTCAAGCGTGGCGCCCACGCGCACCCTCAGACGTTAGTAAAGTCCCTCTCATGACTTCGCCCTCGTCTCAGAGCGACCGAGAGAAGGTCGTCTCCAAACTCCCCCCGTGGCTGCGCCAGGAGTTGAAAATCCGCACCGCCCAACTGCGGGTGGACATCCAGGACGCCGTCCACCAGGGGATCGCCCACTGGAGCGCGCTCGCCTCCGCCCCCTCCCCCGTCGACACGTCCGGCGCTGAATCGTTCTCCACCTGGCTGCCCGCCGGCCAGTGGGAGTCCTTCCGCACCGACTCCAAGGACCGTGGCGTCTCCCTCATCCAGGGACTCGCCCAGGCCGTCAGCCTCTGGCTGGAGATGAACCCGGCCCCCACGGTCAAGCGGCCCTCCGTCGTACGCCGCATCATCGTGTGCAACCAGAAGGGCGGAGTCGGCAAGACCGCCATCACCGCCGGCACCGCCGAGGCCCTCGCCGAGGACACCTCGACCCTCCACCCCGTACGCGTCGCCCGCCAACTGGCCCGCATCACGGCGGACGAGGACCACCAGCCGGACCTGGCATCCGCCCCCCTGGACCTGGAGGACCTCCCGGGCCTGGGCATGCGCGTCCTGCTCATCGACTTCGACCCCCAGGGCCACCTCACCAAGCAGCTCGGCCAGCAGCCGCTCCCGATCGGCGGCGACAGCCTCACCTGCCACATGGCCGGCGAGGCCAAGGGACCGCTCTCCGACCTGATCGTCCCCATCGCGGACGACCGCTTCGGCGACCGGCTGCACATCCTCCCCGCCTGCACGGACGCCTTCCTCCTCGACGTCCGCCTCTCCACCGTCCGTGCCCGCGAGGCCGCCCTCGAACGCGCCCTGGCCCCCGTCGAGGCCGACTACGACGTCATCCTCGTCGACTGCCCCCCGAGCCTCGGCCTGAGCATGGACGCGGCCATCTACTACGGCCGCCGCCGCGACACCGAACAGCCGGGCGCCTCCGGCGCGCTGATCGTCGTACAGGCGGAGGACTCCTCGGCGGACGCGTACGACCTCCTCACCTCCCAGATCAACGACCTGCGCGACGACCTCAGCCTCGACATCGACTACCTCGGCCTCGTCGTCAACCTCTACGACGGCCGCCGCGGCTACATCGCGACC is from Streptomyces sp. NBC_00190 and encodes:
- a CDS encoding epoxide hydrolase family protein; translation: MGDLGEGLRGFRLDVAQAELDDLDERLRRVRWPDELPGVGWAYGMPLGEVRELVRYWREEYDWRAAEARLNDWPQFTTVIDGARVHFAHLRSPEPDARPLLMTHGWPGSFVEFQRVAGPLTDPRAHGGDPADAFHLVLPSIPGFGLSGPTTEAGWEFKRVARAFGVLMERLGYEAYGVQGGDWGAAVSRELGRLRPGNVVGVHLNLLPGGGATAEPRPEELAALSPAERERTLASWERYRVWARERQGYADIQATRPQTLAYGLNDSPVGLLAWIGEKFAEWSDARCPIDRDQMLTNVMLYWLTGTAGSAARIYYERAHADYAGQPPEVSGTPTALADFPRDNFIPLRHVAARTDRVVRWTSYDRGGHFPAMEVPELLVADVREFFRQLG
- a CDS encoding TetR/AcrR family transcriptional regulator, which codes for MTNDQWGAAVRLLWGPPAKPARGPKRGLTLEGIALAGIGIADAEGLGAASMQRVAGELAVTKMALYRYVPGKAELVALMVESAMPVPAALGTGAGAEPAGGGWRERLEAWARELLGGFRRHPWMLEATVGVRVMGPRELGWMERALAALDGCGLTGAEAMDAVVLLAGHVRGIAEQERAAGAGGGDGAGEGPDAQLAGMLGEVMRTHGAEFPALGAALASAAEHGGRDQALEFGLERILDGLGLLVARRAGGAQG
- a CDS encoding FAD-dependent monooxygenase; the encoded protein is MRQHQPPHQPAADARTVLISGASIAGPALAHWLGRHGFRPTVVELASALRPGGQAVDFRGETHLSVLHRMGILEDLRRIQTGGSPMTFVDDDGKQLLHLPAEFAGGDIEVLRGDLSRVLYEASLPFTEYVFADSVTSLTETATGVDVTFRNSPPRTFDLVVGADGLHSNVRRLAFGPEADHVTHLGHYAATWSLPNHLDLRPGTGTIGYNAPGRLASVGIDHTDPTRARAFFVFASPELTYDRHDPEAQKALLRRSFTGLPWQVDHLLASLTAADDLYFDSISRADVPAWSTGRIALLGDAACGATIGGMGTGTGIVAAYVLAGELSRSPEDHRAAFTRYESLLRAYSQGCQKSGDRTGPFLAPSSKLGLRLRNGMLSRRRILDRMLKAGADVTTLPLPAYATTREGAGTTPTPR
- a CDS encoding carboxymuconolactone decarboxylase family protein, producing MNARMGNPALVVPGAMAALIAVGKTVTDTGISERTLELVHIRASQINGCGVCLDMHHKIAKKHGETDDRIHVIAGWRDTPYFSDAERAALALAEAVTRVADRSNAVPDDVYEEAAKHYDEQQLAALLLSISMVNVWNRINLATHQQAGTPWA
- a CDS encoding ScbR family autoregulator-binding transcription factor: MARVRQERAEITRQAILDGAAIAFDHSGFGGTSLSDVVKHAGVTKGALYFHFPSKEALARTLMDEQFQVSEGVPAIENPGLQTVIDLTHQMAFGLRTDVRIRAGIRLVIEFGSFTNPDPTPYNTWIDTCHGCLTPAQERGDIVPSLDVYDLSTFLVGSFTGIQVTSHVRTGREDLHTRVIDLWNLLLPGIVPAHRIPHFDPAGSPECRAGLSLPA
- a CDS encoding ParA family protein, with the translated sequence MTSPSSQSDREKVVSKLPPWLRQELKIRTAQLRVDIQDAVHQGIAHWSALASAPSPVDTSGAESFSTWLPAGQWESFRTDSKDRGVSLIQGLAQAVSLWLEMNPAPTVKRPSVVRRIIVCNQKGGVGKTAITAGTAEALAEDTSTLHPVRVARQLARITADEDHQPDLASAPLDLEDLPGLGMRVLLIDFDPQGHLTKQLGQQPLPIGGDSLTCHMAGEAKGPLSDLIVPIADDRFGDRLHILPACTDAFLLDVRLSTVRAREAALERALAPVEADYDVILVDCPPSLGLSMDAAIYYGRRRDTEQPGASGALIVVQAEDSSADAYDLLTSQINDLRDDLSLDIDYLGLVVNLYDGRRGYIATSSLQAWMDIKDPRVVAVVPDLKEQREAVRVKQPLFVYAPKGDQAVALRALAREIS